GGGGAAAACGTATAAAAATCCTCAGAAAGTCTGAAGGAGACACGGCGTTCAAACAGGAAAACGACAGCtgataaaacagtaaaagacaAGCAGAACAAACACATCCGGTCTTAAATTTAACCCCGAGTAGATTCAAACTTCACTTGTTTGAATAAAAGCAGCCGTTATTTAATCAGAGTTAGCTGATCCACATTTATTTAGTCTCATGTTTTCACACCACGAGTGTTTTTTCATGGAGCAGTTCAtgattttttccaaatattctGGTTTtaatctttaaccctttgaaacctgagcaaatgggtgatttctttccaaaacatgggaggaaTTCAGTTAGaaaattaagaagaaataaccctGAAATTGGCaccaaaaaaaggtaaaagaaaagtacaggaaaatgtcctaaaatgaaataaagtacagaaaaagttaaaatagttaaaataaaaaaaataatggtctATTAAATTTATAAAGTGGTGAAAGTTACAGATGTTGACATAATTTACTCTAGAAATCTCAGCAGATTCACTcgatatctttaaaaaacacgtaaagaaggcaatgagcaatgaaagaagaaatgacctgaaaatttgcaaaaaatcagtaaaaagtgaaaaaaaataaacaaaagaaacaaaataaaaaaataaaaaatataaaaataaaaaattctgtgtcagaatttcaaaaatgttaaaaacgaACAGGGTTCGAAGGTtaaaattcttttgaaaacagctaaagaaaagtgatgatcgctgcaggtttcaaagggttaacaacatttttgttgttaacaAAGTGAGCGTAACGTGAATAAAAAggatagaaaatagaaaaagtgtCACGTCAGGACGTCCTGCAGGACGGACGGATGGACGTCGGCGGCCTGCAGGCTCTGCAGGAGTCTCTGCACCGTGGCTCTCCGCCCGTTACAGCGTCTCCACCGAACCAGACCGGCCAGAGCGGCTCCGTGAGCGCTGAGCTGGTGATCGGAGCGACAGCGGAACAAATCCTCCGCAGACAGACCCAGATCCATCAGGACCGACTCCCACTCAGAGCCCAGCCGGGACGCCAGCCGGGACAAGTCCCGATCTGAAGGAACCTTCTGGAGAACCGAGTCAGGAAGCCGCCAGACGTCTGCAGAGACGACGAGGAACATTTCAAAATTCAGAGATTAAAACTGACTTTTGTTCTCTAAATTCAGACTTTGATGTCAAAAGTCTGAATTTTCCTCCAAAGTTAACTCTCAAAAACCTGATTTTAATGTCAGAATTTGGATTTATTTGAAAGGatcatggcttttttttttattctgaaattttggacttaaattttaaaattccaaATTTTGtctcaaaatttaaatttaaattttcagatTTCCAACTTGAGGCTTTAATTTAGGAAATCTGGACTTTTATCTAAAAATGTAGTCATTAATTTAACGGTCATATCTTTTATCTCAAAATGTAGGCTTTAAGGTTAAAATTATCACTTTTAtctcaaatttaattaaaatattactcTACATTTTATCCAATTCTAATAACTATTTAATATACACCAtttaaataatatcaataataattttaataataatttgtaattcagatttatttaaaataataataaacttttattttaaaattaagattttattcTAAGATTTCCAACttttatctcaaaaactaaatgtaatgATTGTGTCCTGTATCTCAAAATTTGTAccatttcatttcctttttttttttttttttttttgggaatttagacttttttttttttttaggttcgGCTTTAATTTTGGAATTCTTTACTGTTCTCTTAAATGTAGATATTAATCTAAGAGTCATGTCTTTTGTCTCATAAACTGcaggttttaattttaaaattagcaCTTTAATATCAAAATTCAGATTAAGATCTTAAACTTCTGACAATTTAATTCAGACttgaatctcagattttacttttttacctCAAAATTTAGACTTTGATCTTAAAATTCTGCCTCttatgtcagtgtgtttttttccttatttatttatttattaattttgtgatttttgtttgatcCACGAGCCAACATTTAcctatttcattcatttttgacaacagttTCAAAAACCTTCAtcttaaaaacagacttttgtattcctaaactgacattttt
The Plectropomus leopardus isolate mb unplaced genomic scaffold, YSFRI_Pleo_2.0 unplaced_scaffold1734, whole genome shotgun sequence DNA segment above includes these coding regions:
- the LOC121964819 gene encoding death domain-containing protein CRADD-like, yielding VWRLPDSVLQKVPSDRDLSRLASRLGSEWESVLMDLGLSAEDLFRCRSDHQLSAHGAALAGLVRWRRCNGRRATVQRLLQSLQAADVHPSVLQDVLT